From a region of the Nitrospiraceae bacterium genome:
- a CDS encoding pilus assembly protein PilP, translating to MKTRNGLKRWVTAGVVLALCGGGAYTVQAKSLLRMNQVKSMRPADTLKVPAMPETASAMPPSEMPKPAMEQPSLQVGAASVPEFSGGSYDPSGRRDPFLPISQMVQQTEADSSLPPLQRIGLTELNLIGVVWGNYGYTAMVQTPDGKGYSIKRGTRIGPNNGVVSSITERGFIVQERFTDVYGNKQEREYVKLLHPKEGIE from the coding sequence GTGAAAACACGAAACGGATTGAAACGGTGGGTGACGGCGGGCGTCGTGTTGGCCCTCTGCGGTGGGGGCGCGTACACCGTGCAGGCCAAGAGTCTGCTCCGGATGAACCAGGTCAAGAGCATGCGGCCGGCGGATACCTTGAAAGTGCCGGCGATGCCGGAAACGGCGTCCGCGATGCCGCCGAGTGAAATGCCTAAGCCGGCGATGGAGCAGCCAAGCCTCCAGGTCGGAGCAGCGTCGGTACCGGAATTCTCGGGTGGGTCCTACGATCCATCAGGCCGTCGCGATCCGTTCCTTCCCATCAGCCAAATGGTGCAGCAGACCGAGGCGGATTCGAGTCTGCCTCCGTTGCAGCGGATCGGTCTCACCGAGCTCAATCTGATCGGTGTCGTGTGGGGCAACTACGGGTATACGGCGATGGTTCAAACTCCGGACGGTAAGGGGTACAGCATCAAGCGCGGTACGCGCATCGGACCCAACAATGGCGTGGTCAGTTCAATCACCGAACGTGGCTTCATCGTTCAAGAGCGGTTCACTGACGTGTATGGGAACAAGCAGGAGCGGGAGTACGTCAAGCTGCTGCACCCAAAAGAGGGCATAGAATGA
- the urtA gene encoding urea ABC transporter substrate-binding protein, which yields MNTKQTIATASTTDQPTAASSRREFLLHSSRTVAGVGVAALLGNLGQWALSYAADKEPIKVGILHSLSGTMAISEVSLKDVVSMAIEEINAKGGVLGRPLKAVIVDPASNWDLFAEKAKQLLVQDKVAVVFGCWTSVSRKSVLPVFEKNNGLLFYPVQYEGEECSRNVFYTGAAVNQQAVPAVEYLMSKEGGGHKKFYLLGTDYVYPRTTNKILRAMLLAKRVPTANIMEEYTPFHHQDYQTIVGKIKKFAAGGGACVISTINGDSNVPFYKEFANQGLRAEDAPIMAFSVAEDELRGMDTTALVGHLAAWNYYQSVDTPQNKQFVANFKAYCKKNNLPDGDKRVTDDPIEAAYFGVHVWKQAVEKAGSIEVDVVRKAVYGQKFLAPGGEIMMDEANQHTHKPVLIGEILKDGQLKVVWRSKGLVKPEPWSEYTNPEKGCDWVNHQGTYKKV from the coding sequence ATGAATACGAAACAGACGATCGCGACGGCGTCCACGACCGACCAGCCTACGGCAGCTTCCTCACGAAGGGAATTCCTCCTGCACAGCTCGCGGACTGTCGCGGGTGTCGGAGTCGCAGCCTTGCTGGGCAACCTCGGACAATGGGCGCTCTCCTACGCCGCAGACAAGGAGCCGATCAAAGTCGGGATCCTCCATTCGTTGAGCGGCACGATGGCGATCAGCGAAGTATCGTTGAAAGACGTGGTCTCGATGGCTATCGAAGAGATCAATGCCAAAGGCGGCGTGCTGGGACGGCCGCTCAAGGCTGTGATCGTCGATCCGGCGTCGAACTGGGACCTCTTTGCCGAAAAGGCCAAACAGTTGCTGGTGCAGGACAAGGTGGCGGTCGTGTTCGGCTGTTGGACCTCCGTGAGCCGGAAGTCCGTGCTGCCGGTCTTTGAAAAAAATAACGGTCTGTTGTTTTACCCCGTGCAGTATGAAGGGGAGGAGTGCTCGCGCAACGTCTTCTACACGGGCGCCGCGGTGAATCAGCAGGCAGTGCCGGCCGTCGAGTACCTGATGAGCAAGGAAGGGGGCGGGCACAAAAAGTTCTACCTGCTCGGAACGGATTACGTGTACCCGCGGACCACGAATAAGATTCTCCGCGCCATGTTGCTCGCCAAGCGGGTGCCGACGGCGAACATCATGGAGGAGTACACGCCGTTCCATCACCAGGACTATCAAACGATCGTCGGCAAGATCAAAAAATTCGCTGCGGGCGGCGGGGCCTGCGTGATCAGTACGATCAACGGCGACAGCAACGTCCCCTTCTATAAAGAATTCGCCAACCAGGGGCTGCGGGCGGAGGATGCGCCGATCATGGCCTTCAGTGTGGCCGAGGATGAGTTGCGCGGGATGGACACGACCGCCTTGGTCGGCCACTTGGCGGCCTGGAACTATTACCAGAGCGTCGACACGCCGCAAAACAAGCAGTTCGTGGCGAATTTCAAAGCCTACTGCAAGAAGAACAATCTACCGGACGGCGACAAGCGCGTCACGGACGATCCGATCGAAGCCGCCTATTTCGGCGTGCATGTCTGGAAGCAGGCCGTCGAAAAAGCCGGCAGTATCGAGGTGGATGTGGTCCGCAAGGCGGTCTACGGCCAGAAGTTCCTGGCGCCGGGCGGAGAAATCATGATGGACGAAGCGAATCAACACACGCACAAGCCGGTGCTCATCGGAGAGATTTTGAAGGACGGTCAGTTGAAAGTGGTCTGGCGCTCGAAGGGTCTGGTGAAACCGGAACCCTGGAGCGAATACACGAACCCCGAGAAGGGCTGCGATTGGGTCAACCATCAAGGCACCTACAAGAAGGTCTGA
- a CDS encoding PilN domain-containing protein, translating to MIRINLLSTGPKTRKAKPQWDVRAEALIAVTLLAVTLTGCWWYAASLDEEFEAKQAEKQEKDKQVAQLKEQVKQVQDFEEKKKQLEAKNHVIEQLEKARTGPVTVMDNISQSLDPLKVWLIRLNVKGKNVELEGRAMTNDDLVEFVNNLRRTDQFMTIKLNESRAGIDNKMNTYQFKLDLAMKG from the coding sequence ATGATTAGGATCAACTTACTCTCCACAGGACCGAAGACCAGAAAAGCCAAGCCCCAGTGGGACGTCCGGGCGGAAGCCTTGATCGCCGTCACTCTGTTGGCCGTGACTCTGACGGGTTGCTGGTGGTATGCCGCTTCGCTCGACGAAGAGTTCGAAGCCAAGCAAGCCGAGAAACAGGAAAAGGACAAGCAGGTCGCTCAGCTGAAAGAGCAAGTGAAGCAGGTCCAGGACTTTGAGGAAAAGAAAAAGCAGCTTGAGGCCAAGAATCATGTGATCGAGCAGCTTGAAAAAGCCCGTACCGGACCGGTGACGGTTATGGACAACATCAGCCAGAGCCTGGATCCGCTGAAAGTCTGGTTGATCAGACTGAACGTCAAGGGGAAGAACGTCGAGTTGGAAGGGCGGGCAATGACCAACGACGACTTGGTCGAGTTCGTCAACAACCTGCGACGCACGGACCAGTTCATGACCATCAAGCTGAACGAAAGCCGGGCCGGAATCGACAACAAGATGAATACCTATCAATTCAAGCTCGACCTGGCGATGAAAGGCTAA
- the aroB gene encoding 3-dehydroquinate synthase gives MTSSHTSGHPQTVRVELGERSYAITIRRGLLRGIGKELKRLNLGGKIAVVTDRNLARHYLKPMTRALAAAGFEVVTVVLPPGERTKTLRTIGTVLDALVGARFERKSTLLALGGGVIGDLTGFAAAIYQRGIPFIQVPTSLVAQVDSSVGGKTGVDHPKGKNLIGAFNQPRAVLIDPLTLKTLPEREWLAGLAEVIKYGVIADGAFFGYLEANINRIINLDQDAATTIVKRSCELKAQVVSEDERESDRRRILNFGHTIGHALESLGGYRGLIHGEAVAIGMVQEASLARHLGLCDQKTVDRVVDLVRAAGLPTALPRVTFSALWGAMQLDKKVSSGTVYCVLPEKIGAVQILPLEREATRDWFQLATAAGKRQPGTGTARRGR, from the coding sequence ATGACATCCTCACATACCTCAGGTCATCCTCAGACGGTCCGGGTCGAACTCGGCGAGCGGAGCTACGCGATCACGATCAGGCGCGGCCTGTTGCGCGGGATCGGCAAGGAACTGAAGCGGCTCAACCTCGGCGGAAAAATCGCGGTCGTGACCGATAGGAATCTGGCCCGGCATTACCTCAAGCCCATGACTCGGGCATTAGCTGCCGCCGGATTCGAAGTGGTGACCGTGGTCCTGCCGCCAGGCGAACGTACAAAGACGCTGCGCACGATCGGCACGGTATTGGATGCCTTGGTCGGGGCCAGGTTTGAGCGGAAATCGACGCTGCTCGCGTTGGGTGGAGGCGTCATCGGCGACCTGACCGGATTTGCGGCGGCGATCTACCAGCGGGGCATTCCCTTCATCCAAGTGCCGACGAGTCTCGTGGCCCAGGTGGATTCGAGTGTCGGGGGCAAGACCGGCGTGGACCATCCGAAGGGGAAGAATTTGATCGGGGCGTTCAATCAGCCGCGGGCCGTCCTCATTGACCCGTTGACCCTGAAGACTCTGCCGGAGCGGGAGTGGCTGGCCGGTTTGGCGGAGGTGATCAAGTATGGGGTCATCGCCGACGGAGCCTTTTTCGGCTATTTGGAAGCCAACATCAACAGGATCATCAATCTCGATCAGGATGCTGCGACGACGATCGTGAAGCGCTCCTGCGAACTCAAGGCGCAGGTGGTGTCGGAGGACGAACGGGAGTCGGATCGGCGGCGTATTCTGAACTTCGGCCACACGATCGGCCACGCCTTGGAGTCACTCGGGGGCTATCGCGGATTGATTCACGGAGAAGCGGTCGCGATCGGCATGGTTCAGGAAGCCTCCTTGGCGCGGCATCTGGGCCTCTGCGATCAGAAAACGGTGGACCGTGTGGTCGATCTCGTTCGCGCTGCCGGCCTGCCCACCGCGTTGCCCCGCGTCACGTTCTCGGCCCTGTGGGGGGCGATGCAACTCGACAAAAAGGTTTCATCCGGCACCGTCTACTGTGTGCTGCCGGAGAAGATCGGCGCGGTGCAGATCCTGCCCCTGGAGCGGGAGGCGACGCGGGATTGGTTTCAGCTGGCTACGGCTGCGGGGAAGCGCCAGCCCGGCACCGGCACGGCGCGACGAGGCCGATAG
- a CDS encoding MerR family transcriptional regulator, whose translation MKKVPDVPKKKLYKTNEVCEMFDISRATLFRWEREGLIIGPPRDWRNWRLYTAENVEQIRQVMHGRKEVA comes from the coding sequence GTGAAGAAAGTGCCCGATGTCCCAAAGAAGAAACTCTACAAGACCAACGAGGTCTGCGAGATGTTCGACATCTCCCGGGCTACGCTGTTTCGGTGGGAACGGGAAGGCTTGATCATAGGTCCGCCGCGGGATTGGCGGAACTGGAGATTGTATACCGCGGAAAACGTTGAGCAAATCAGGCAAGTGATGCACGGCAGAAAAGAAGTCGCTTAG
- a CDS encoding GAF and ANTAR domain-containing protein has translation MEPKRTVAQLEQALREKSREVDVLHRISESISNTLDLEAVLRHIVDIVVEVTKADACLLYLLSEGRDELILRASKNPHPKLIGRITIGMGEGITGWVARERTRVVIPNSASDDTRFKFFHNLPEDRYQAFVSVPILTKQEVVGVINVQHKRSRRYRPDELALLSTIATQVGGAIENARLYDQMTRKALQLDTLSQVSETVSSNRLLDDVLQLIVTMTAQMMGSKICSIMLLDQTTGELRIGATQSLSEQYRRKPNLKIGQSISGRAVQERRPIIVPDVTKEGTYMYPEMARKEGLCSLLSVPMLVRDKAIGVINTYTSRPHTFTPEDVKLMQAIANQAAISIEHTTLLEKSFEMQEALQVRKLLERAKGYLMRSKRLSEEEAFKLIQRQSMDLRKSMREIAEAILLAGEIEERADKNRS, from the coding sequence ATGGAACCGAAACGGACGGTTGCCCAGCTTGAACAGGCCTTACGGGAAAAGTCCCGTGAGGTGGATGTCCTGCATCGGATCAGCGAATCCATCAGCAATACGCTCGATTTGGAGGCGGTGCTGCGGCACATCGTCGATATCGTCGTGGAGGTCACCAAGGCCGACGCCTGCCTGCTGTATCTCTTATCCGAAGGGCGGGACGAGTTGATACTCCGGGCCTCGAAGAATCCGCATCCCAAACTGATCGGGCGCATTACGATCGGCATGGGCGAGGGCATCACCGGATGGGTGGCCCGCGAGCGGACGCGTGTCGTCATCCCGAACAGCGCCAGCGACGACACCCGCTTCAAGTTTTTTCATAACCTTCCTGAAGACCGGTACCAGGCGTTCGTGTCCGTTCCCATTCTAACCAAGCAGGAAGTCGTCGGCGTCATCAACGTGCAGCACAAGCGCTCGCGCCGCTATCGCCCGGACGAGCTGGCGCTGCTGTCCACCATCGCGACTCAGGTCGGCGGGGCCATTGAGAACGCGCGCCTTTACGACCAAATGACCCGCAAGGCCCTTCAGTTAGATACGCTGTCGCAGGTCTCCGAGACGGTGTCATCCAACCGGCTGTTGGATGACGTGTTGCAGCTGATCGTAACGATGACCGCACAGATGATGGGATCGAAAATCTGTTCCATCATGCTGTTGGATCAGACCACCGGCGAGTTGCGGATCGGCGCGACGCAAAGCTTGAGCGAGCAATACCGTCGAAAACCGAACCTCAAGATCGGACAGAGCATCAGTGGGCGGGCCGTGCAGGAGCGCCGGCCGATCATCGTGCCGGACGTGACCAAGGAAGGGACTTACATGTATCCGGAGATGGCGAGGAAGGAAGGCCTCTGCTCGTTGCTCTCCGTGCCCATGCTGGTGCGCGACAAGGCCATCGGGGTGATCAATACCTACACGTCGCGTCCCCACACGTTCACGCCCGAAGACGTGAAGCTCATGCAGGCGATCGCCAATCAGGCGGCTATTTCGATCGAGCATACGACGCTGCTGGAGAAGTCTTTCGAAATGCAGGAAGCCTTGCAAGTCAGGAAGCTGTTGGAACGCGCCAAAGGCTACTTGATGCGCTCGAAGCGGTTGTCCGAGGAAGAGGCGTTCAAGTTGATTCAACGCCAAAGCATGGACCTTCGCAAATCCATGCGAGAAATCGCCGAAGCCATCCTGCTTGCGGGGGAAATCGAAGAGCGAGCCGACAAGAATCGATCCTAG
- the pilM gene encoding type IV pilus assembly protein PilM, translating into MLAQLKHLTDFDFMSMFAPKRQLLGLDIGSSGIKLVQLKENRGRYILQKFGVKELEPEVIVDGTVMDEGRVVSAIKELVEEHHIKVKQVAISISGHAVIVKKISLPPMPDEELEGQVKLAAEQYIPFDINEVNLDFHVLPASDNPEEQGEMSIILVAAKKDKINELTELVKAAGLTPVIMDVDAFAIENMYGIAAGGAEDETVTLVNIGASVMNVNIVRGGISLFTRDIPLGGNRYSEAVQREMGVSFEEAEEMKKSDRVKEDQTLSGVVDSVNAEVASEIARTIDYFKTTSTDGDISRVLLCGGGAKIKGLAQQLRDRMHIDVEIANPFNEIDTSMCDADPEMLNEMGPLAAVGVGLALRTVGDR; encoded by the coding sequence ATGCTGGCTCAGCTGAAACATCTCACCGATTTCGACTTCATGTCGATGTTCGCTCCGAAGCGGCAGCTCCTCGGTTTGGACATCGGGTCCAGCGGGATCAAGCTGGTGCAGCTGAAGGAGAACCGTGGACGGTACATTCTCCAAAAGTTCGGCGTGAAGGAACTCGAGCCGGAGGTCATCGTCGACGGCACGGTGATGGATGAGGGCCGGGTGGTGTCGGCAATCAAGGAATTGGTTGAAGAACACCATATCAAGGTGAAGCAGGTGGCCATTTCCATTTCCGGCCACGCCGTCATCGTCAAGAAGATCAGTCTGCCTCCGATGCCGGATGAAGAGCTTGAGGGGCAGGTGAAGTTGGCGGCCGAGCAATACATTCCTTTCGATATCAACGAAGTGAACTTGGATTTCCACGTCCTTCCTGCCTCGGACAATCCCGAAGAGCAGGGGGAGATGTCCATCATCTTGGTGGCGGCGAAGAAGGACAAGATCAACGAACTGACGGAATTGGTCAAGGCTGCGGGCCTGACGCCCGTCATCATGGACGTCGACGCCTTCGCGATCGAGAATATGTACGGGATTGCGGCTGGCGGCGCGGAGGACGAGACCGTCACCCTGGTCAATATCGGCGCCAGCGTGATGAACGTCAATATCGTACGCGGCGGCATTTCGTTGTTTACCCGGGACATTCCTCTCGGCGGAAATCGCTATTCGGAGGCGGTCCAGCGTGAAATGGGCGTCTCGTTCGAGGAAGCCGAGGAGATGAAGAAGAGTGATCGCGTGAAGGAGGACCAGACCTTGTCGGGCGTGGTGGACAGCGTCAACGCCGAGGTCGCGTCTGAAATCGCGCGCACCATCGATTATTTCAAGACGACGTCGACGGACGGGGATATCAGTCGTGTCCTGCTCTGTGGCGGTGGCGCGAAGATCAAGGGGTTGGCGCAGCAACTACGCGATCGGATGCATATCGACGTCGAGATCGCGAATCCCTTCAACGAGATCGATACCTCGATGTGCGATGCCGATCCCGAGATGCTGAATGAAATGGGACCGCTTGCGGCGGTAGGAGTGGGACTCGCACTCCGGACGGTGGGGGACCGATGA
- the pilO gene encoding type 4a pilus biogenesis protein PilO — protein MSLNAINLDSLRSIPTVQKVALLGLVVAAILVGFYYYVVDPKNAEIEAVQGQVAQLDTEIQNLSIKVKHLDELIAASKQLEIELAKKKERLPPEEEAVMLLKQVSDLGTRLGLDMKLWKPGAQAEDPSKLFIRMPVNVEVAGGYHTAAIFFDRISKLSRIVTVQDVRIGTPRVEQGRVVTQTVFDLVAYAAPVEKKAPPGAASAPAAPAQPK, from the coding sequence ATGAGTCTCAACGCGATCAACCTGGACAGCCTGCGCAGCATCCCGACGGTGCAGAAGGTCGCCCTCCTGGGGTTGGTGGTGGCCGCGATTTTGGTGGGGTTCTACTACTACGTGGTCGATCCCAAGAACGCTGAAATTGAGGCCGTCCAGGGACAGGTTGCGCAGCTCGACACCGAGATTCAGAACCTCAGCATCAAGGTCAAGCATCTGGACGAGTTGATCGCGGCGAGCAAGCAACTTGAGATCGAGCTTGCGAAGAAGAAAGAACGCCTCCCGCCGGAAGAAGAAGCGGTGATGTTGCTGAAGCAGGTTTCCGACCTGGGAACGCGCCTGGGTTTGGACATGAAACTGTGGAAGCCGGGCGCACAAGCGGAAGACCCGTCCAAACTGTTCATCCGGATGCCGGTCAACGTCGAAGTGGCTGGTGGTTATCATACGGCGGCGATTTTCTTCGATCGCATCAGCAAGCTCTCGCGGATCGTAACCGTGCAGGATGTGCGGATCGGTACGCCGCGCGTCGAGCAGGGACGTGTGGTGACGCAGACAGTCTTTGATTTGGTGGCCTACGCGGCGCCGGTGGAAAAGAAAGCCCCCCCGGGCGCAGCGTCGGCGCCGGCAGCGCCCGCGCAGCCGAAGTAG
- the aroC gene encoding chorismate synthase — MLRYLNGGESHGKFLLAVLEGVPSGLPLTADMVNHDLARRQKGYGRGGRMRVEEDRVEFACGVRKGHTIGNPIGLLIANKDWENWKEVMAAEPGPIPEAKVVTRPRPGHADLVGAIKYGHRDVRNVLEKASARETAIRVAIGGVAKALLSHFGMSVLSYTTEIGSVVAERPTDPTQAYERAEDSDVRCHDAEAGGKMVEQIRTAKHRGDTLGGVFEVVVTNPPIGLGTYAQWDRRLSARLAMAAMSIQAMKGVEIGMGFEAARRFGSEVHDEIFYDQGTKEFVRKTNNAGGLEGGITNGQPIVIRIAMKPISTLYSPKRSVDINTKEPFEATVERSDICTVPAAGVVGEAVIAYEMANAMLEKFGGDTLAEMKRNFDAYQAYVKEF, encoded by the coding sequence ATGTTACGATATCTCAATGGGGGCGAATCCCACGGAAAGTTTCTCCTCGCCGTTCTTGAAGGCGTTCCCTCTGGGCTTCCTCTGACTGCAGACATGGTGAACCACGATCTGGCCCGCCGCCAGAAGGGGTACGGGCGGGGCGGCCGGATGCGCGTGGAAGAAGACCGGGTCGAGTTCGCCTGCGGCGTCCGCAAAGGCCACACGATCGGGAACCCTATCGGTCTGCTCATTGCCAACAAGGATTGGGAAAACTGGAAAGAGGTCATGGCTGCAGAACCGGGTCCGATCCCGGAGGCCAAGGTGGTCACGAGACCCCGTCCGGGCCACGCCGACCTCGTAGGAGCCATCAAATACGGCCACCGGGACGTACGGAACGTCTTGGAGAAGGCGAGTGCCCGGGAAACCGCGATTCGTGTCGCCATCGGCGGGGTCGCCAAGGCCCTGCTCAGCCATTTCGGCATGAGCGTGCTGAGTTATACGACCGAAATTGGATCGGTCGTGGCCGAGCGTCCTACCGACCCGACCCAGGCCTACGAGCGTGCCGAAGATTCCGACGTCCGGTGCCATGATGCCGAGGCCGGGGGTAAGATGGTCGAGCAGATTCGGACGGCGAAGCACCGCGGGGATACCCTTGGGGGCGTGTTCGAGGTGGTCGTGACCAATCCGCCGATCGGGCTCGGGACCTATGCCCAGTGGGATCGCCGGCTCAGCGCCAGGCTCGCTATGGCAGCCATGAGCATTCAGGCCATGAAAGGGGTTGAGATCGGGATGGGCTTCGAAGCTGCCCGCCGGTTCGGCTCCGAAGTGCACGACGAGATCTTCTACGACCAGGGTACCAAGGAATTCGTCCGCAAGACCAACAATGCCGGGGGGCTCGAAGGTGGCATCACCAACGGCCAACCGATCGTCATCCGCATTGCGATGAAGCCGATTTCCACGCTCTACAGTCCCAAGCGCAGCGTGGACATCAACACCAAAGAGCCGTTCGAAGCGACGGTGGAACGGTCCGACATCTGTACGGTGCCGGCGGCCGGCGTGGTGGGCGAGGCCGTCATCGCCTATGAGATGGCCAACGCAATGCTGGAGAAGTTCGGCGGCGACACGCTTGCCGAAATGAAGCGGAACTTCGACGCGTACCAGGCCTACGTCAAAGAGTTTTAG
- the pilQ gene encoding type IV pilus secretin PilQ: MKQTHGCAHPFFSVAVMAGLLGAAGLAQAEPSESTTGLSGFEQAAAPEESALVPPSPVAKSEAPADRAAATLLTKVEAKPDGSRVALVVSGNGSITYSAQMVGERKLVIDVPHVQAATQQAQMAVRHPLLSRVRFGYHRDKVRLVLDLTQEVEHRIEATAAGLIVSLEPKMIAVASPVESTTEQAASAPRAAAPVLVSRKAPKSLLHVQPVQLTANADQKDEERKPENEVVNGPSRYVGRRISLDFQQADISNVLRLIAEVSGFNIVVGEGVKNKVTMKLANVPWDQALDMLLKMNGLGMIRQGNIVWVDSLTNIAKQQDEEARAKDSKAKAEPVVTRVFYIRNLNAGEVQNSLRQYLSPRGVMNVSAASNALIVSDTESKLEVLRQLVEGVDLELPQVQIEARIVQADTTYTRSLGVQWGIQNVNQLGSSFGTAAFRTGTSGAFGAQTSDFLVNLPANPGFPSVPGAGFSIGKTDGALLDVRLSAGELLGLTKVIAAPKITTLDKRDAKIAQGESIPFQTTSLQGTQTTFVDANLELNVTPQITSRDPKEIGKQILMKVRATRNAVGARSNPAGPSIDRREATTQVLVKDGETMVIGGVFVDTQSNNVSGIPYLSRVPVLGWLFKSKTENVSKQELLIFLTPTIVKSAT, encoded by the coding sequence ATGAAACAGACACATGGTTGCGCTCATCCGTTCTTCAGCGTCGCAGTAATGGCCGGGCTCCTCGGAGCCGCCGGCCTGGCCCAGGCCGAGCCGTCCGAGTCGACGACCGGGCTGTCGGGTTTCGAGCAGGCTGCCGCACCGGAGGAGTCGGCCCTCGTCCCGCCGTCTCCTGTTGCAAAGTCCGAAGCGCCGGCCGACCGCGCCGCCGCCACGCTGCTGACGAAAGTCGAAGCCAAGCCGGACGGAAGTCGCGTCGCCCTTGTGGTGTCGGGCAACGGCTCGATTACGTACAGCGCCCAGATGGTCGGAGAACGGAAACTGGTGATCGACGTGCCTCACGTCCAGGCTGCCACGCAGCAGGCCCAGATGGCGGTGCGTCATCCGCTGCTGTCGCGCGTGCGGTTTGGATATCACCGTGACAAGGTTCGCTTGGTCCTCGATCTGACTCAGGAAGTGGAGCATCGCATCGAGGCTACGGCCGCGGGCTTGATCGTGAGTTTGGAGCCGAAGATGATCGCGGTAGCCTCGCCCGTCGAATCGACGACCGAGCAGGCGGCCTCCGCGCCTCGCGCAGCGGCCCCTGTGCTGGTCTCCCGCAAAGCGCCGAAGTCCCTGCTGCATGTCCAGCCCGTCCAATTGACTGCCAATGCGGACCAAAAGGACGAGGAGCGGAAGCCGGAGAATGAGGTGGTCAACGGACCGAGCCGTTATGTGGGGCGTCGAATCTCCCTCGATTTCCAACAGGCCGACATCAGCAACGTGCTGCGTCTGATCGCCGAAGTGAGCGGGTTCAACATTGTGGTCGGCGAGGGCGTGAAGAACAAGGTCACGATGAAGCTGGCCAACGTGCCCTGGGATCAGGCGTTGGACATGCTTCTGAAGATGAATGGCTTGGGGATGATCCGCCAGGGGAACATCGTCTGGGTAGACAGCCTGACCAACATCGCCAAGCAGCAGGATGAAGAGGCCCGGGCCAAGGATTCCAAGGCCAAGGCCGAGCCGGTTGTGACCCGCGTGTTCTATATTCGGAATTTGAACGCGGGCGAAGTGCAAAACTCCCTGCGGCAATATCTCAGTCCGCGTGGCGTGATGAACGTCAGCGCGGCGAGCAATGCCTTGATCGTCAGCGATACCGAATCGAAGTTGGAAGTACTGCGCCAGTTGGTCGAAGGGGTGGACCTCGAGTTGCCTCAGGTGCAGATCGAAGCCCGGATCGTGCAGGCCGATACGACCTATACGCGGTCGCTCGGTGTGCAGTGGGGTATTCAGAACGTGAACCAACTCGGGTCGAGCTTCGGGACGGCAGCCTTCCGCACCGGAACCTCCGGAGCGTTCGGCGCGCAGACGTCGGATTTCTTGGTGAACTTGCCGGCCAACCCTGGGTTCCCCTCCGTGCCGGGTGCGGGCTTCTCGATCGGCAAGACCGATGGTGCCCTGCTCGATGTGCGGTTGTCCGCGGGAGAATTGCTCGGTTTGACCAAGGTCATCGCGGCGCCGAAAATCACCACCTTGGATAAGCGGGATGCGAAGATCGCCCAAGGCGAATCGATTCCCTTCCAGACCACGTCTCTGCAAGGCACTCAGACCACCTTCGTGGACGCGAACCTGGAACTCAACGTGACCCCGCAGATCACGTCGCGGGACCCGAAGGAAATCGGAAAGCAGATCCTGATGAAGGTCCGTGCGACGCGCAACGCGGTCGGTGCGCGCAGCAACCCGGCTGGTCCCAGCATCGATCGCCGCGAAGCCACCACGCAAGTGTTGGTCAAAGACGGCGAAACGATGGTGATCGGCGGTGTTTTCGTCGACACGCAATCGAACAACGTGTCCGGTATTCCGTACCTGTCCCGCGTGCCGGTCCTGGGCTGGCTGTTCAAGAGCAAGACCGAAAACGTGTCGAAACAGGAACTGCTGATTTTCCTCACGCCGACCATTGTGAAGTCGGCAACTTGA